In Ptiloglossa arizonensis isolate GNS036 chromosome 10, iyPtiAriz1_principal, whole genome shotgun sequence, the genomic window CTATATATTCTTCGCATCCTATCGCACATCATGGACAAGATCTATTTTTGAAGGAGAAGGGAAAGTCAGCGTTAGTGTGTTTCTTCTTATGAGAAATAAATTAACGCTTGCAGGTTTATGAAATGACTAATAAATGATGAAGCATTTGTTAAGTTGGCACATGATTCAGAAGTCCATGGGTTGGCAATAAATgcaaaaacattttttaaaagtatATGCTAGATTTTCGTTCATTTGTATTTTGAGGTTTTGTAAAATGGAAAACATTGAGAAAGCGATCGAACTTCTGCATAAAAGAGAAACAATTCGTGAAGAACAATTTGcagaaataaaaaggaaacagATTTTAGAATATAATAATCTGATGGATACATTACAAATCATAAacggtttttatttttctatttaataatattattttcaataattttaaaatctAAATTTGAGTTCATATCTATTACAGATGAGAGAAATAATTGTAAGGAAACTATTACTAAGAATCTTCAGCGTTTAACAACACATAAGCATTCAATATATAATTTAGGCATTGATAATTCTGAAAATACTCCAGgattaccaatttcacataattATCATTGGTATGATAAATTTCTCAgagtatttttctatattatataGGATTTTTTAAAAGTCTTCTTTTAGGCAAGCAATGATGTTTTTCTCAGAAGcagttaattttataaataagttTCAGAATGTGTATAACAATTTTGATAAtatcaatgaaaataatattatgaaCGATATTGTAAGTTcatttattgtaaattaaacttttaatgtgcaattttaaacatttttaatattttttacttttcttttaggCATCTAGTATAAAGAATATAGAAAgtgaattgtttaaaataaaatcctTAATTACTAAGATAAACacattaaaaagaaatgtaGATATATTGCAAGAATACTGTTTGGTTGGTAGTGGTaagtttaattttacaataataaaaatgaaacacatttTTTATGTTTAATTGATCGAGGACAAGTTAATTAAAGACTATTATGAGTAATGAATAAGTGGGAATCATAAAATCAGTgaaagttatttattttaacttttttatgtaatttttggATAAATTTAGGTACTGTTTTATCAAAAAAAGTTGTTGAAAgtggttaaccctttgcacttaaGGCCTTTTTTTGCTGAGACCTACCAGCAACTTGAGACGATATGCCGCATATTTGATGTATTCCTTGTAGCtaacttaaaattatttcacataCATATTAACATATAAATCTATTATATCATAATACTTTATATATCTTTAcatcttaaaaaagaaaatttcttaagTGTTAATCTCTGTTACTTAGTATGATATTTTGTAAAACAATTACCAAGATGCATCCTTGACTTGTTGAAGCAACTAATGCAGTAATGTGTTGTTTAATATTTCCTACTGAGCTTATTCCATTGATAACAGACTTTGCAATCCTTTCTAACTCCTCTTAGAATGACATGCAGCTTTCCATTAAAACAGATATAATGGAAACTGGaaatcaaagtagaaactcgattacAAGTCTAGCGTCAAACCTAGTGGTGACCGAGATTCACCTCTCCAGTTACTGGATCAAATCAAGTGGTGAGCGAGAGTCGCCTCTTgaatgcaaagggttaattataTAATTCCTACCTAAAACTTGAAATATctagaaaaaatttttcaaataaatttattacacattatttatttttaaagaataaaattctttattcTTCTTAAAATTTGTATCAACATATAAAATGATTATATGAATATATCTACACGTTTAatgattataaattaattataatgcAATTAATCATCCATTTACAGATGAAGATATGGAAATGTGAAGAATATTGTtctatattttaaatagaagaaatatattttgtcattactgtattcaaatttattaaatcagtatttctaaataaaaatttgaaaccttaattttctacacattaatatatgatttaatgtATTCAATTTAATTTGTGATACATCACATTTATGTTGCCATAAAATATTAATCAAAAGTTTACATGCATTGGTTGATATGATCATGCATTGGTGTCATAATGATCATCAAGATTTAATTTTAACATAATTAGATTTGGATCTACAATTTTctgcaataaaaaatattttaaataaataatatcataaatttaataatattttggaaaaagaaatgtttTCTTACCATTAATTCTGAAGTGATTTGAGATGTTGAATGCATAACAGAAAAaggcaatatttctgtttgaaAATTATGTGGAACATTTAAATCTCTTTCTGGTTTTTCAGTTTCACAGGACACTGATATCATCCTTCCTCTTTGAAATAAACATCCATGTTTAAGAATTAGCATATATATCTTACAGTGAATAATattctcaaaaatattttttaattttaaaaataaatttttgaaaggTATAAGTATGTAGGTATACATACTGTATATCATTGTACTGTTCGTTACcaattctcttttctctttccatTAATGCTTTAAGCTGCAAATGTAACAGCTCAAGTTTTTCTTTATGTTGGTTTTCTAAATGTTTTGCATCTTTCAAAGCTTttattccttcttcttttttagtTAAAGCTGACtgtgtaattaaaaaacaatATAACTGTTGACTTTAAAAACATAATAAAGTAACTGTGACACTATTACAAATGTGTATATGATAAACATTACCTGTGTAAGATTTTCTAGCTCCTTGGCACGTACAACAAGCAGATTTTCTTTATCTTGTAGAATCTGCTTATGAACATTAAGTTCGTTAATTTTGTCCTgccattttaatttttcttgatTAGCACAAGCAATTACTTCTTGTGTAGTTTTAATAGCAGCTTCCAACTATGTAAAAGGAATGTATTTACTTGTACTTACAATTTTCAAGTTTTAAtgctttttaaacaattattgttattgtatGGTTACAATATTTCTCAATATTCAATAATCTTTTGTACCTCTATTTTGGCAATGTTGCCATTATTAGTTTTGAGTCTACTTAGAATTTTTAATTGTGCTTTTTCTGCTGCTAGAGTCTCCCTTTCTTCTACAAGTACTCTTAGTTGTCTCTCTTGTTCGTTCATCCAAGATTCCTTCAATGTCTATAGTCATAATATACTAATATAAAGAAATGGGTTGAATGTATGATAGTTttgtaaaagaataataaaaatagatgtTTTTATGAGATTATGGCCAATTGATTACACTaattactgtaatataaaatttaattatacctgCAGATAATCTCTTTCccattttactttttcttcaaaCAATTCCCTTTCTCGTAAAAGGTTTGCTGTTCTGTTTTTAAGCATTTCTTGTCCCTCATTGTTCTGTGTAGTTTGCTTCTCTAATTCAGTTATAAGTTGTGTAAGACGAGTACTAAATATCTCTgttgttttaataaatttatcatgGCGTTCTTCCAAAACACTATtctgattttttaaatcgagcTGCTGGACTACAAACATTTATTACATAACACAAATGAAATAGAATATAGGGAAATCGTACAAAAAGCTAAAAGTAATATGGTAAAATTTGGATAACTGCAAGAAACGGTCTATGGCATGACTGCCTGTTGTTCATCTTCACCACTAAGAGGGAATTCTCTTTGACACATTTCGCCTTGACGACCAGGCGATGTAACCCGATCTGAACTCAAATGTCGGTGAGACAACACTAATGCAACAATGGAATATGTgtatgttgttttttttttaaccttttACCATCATATCTGTGAGGTTTTTagattatatttacttatttaataaGTGATACGAGAGTTATTATTACttattaaataagaaaatataatcCAAATGATAACGTGTTTGAATTCATTTTAATCAAAAAACCCTTACAAATATAATGGTAGAAATTTCATTCaacaaaaatcaaaaataaaaaagttttctCATTATCAATTCGATGTTTTTTTCTCATCTAGATTTTGAAACCTTGTCTTTTTCACTTGTTGTCCTTTTATATATTTACTACAAACAAAGGTCAATTTcgagtttaaaaattaatatctccATTATGGTTGGGATAAGTGCCCAACTTAGGCTTAGTCCGATTTTTATAGTTATCCAACTTTTTCTGTATTAAGCGTAATTTTGTTTACACTAGAGTATTACTACATTATTTCTTAACAATACCTTTTATATCATTCTCATATACTTTCAAATAAGTTTCTCGACGTTCCATTACTTCATTATCTTTGAGTTCTATTTTTTCTGTGTTTTTCTTCATACATTCAATAATGAAATTAACTTTTTCCAACATATCCTCTATATCAACTTTTCGACTtgttatagtttctattatttcattttctgtTTGCTTGGCCCTACATATACTTTCTATTATATTAGAATATTCTTTTTGCATTATTTTTACATGTTGAGAGTGTAGTTTGTTCAGTTCTTCTATGTGTTCAGCATGTTCACTCTGTTTAAACATATTTAGGTTATATGAATACAATTACTTTTAttgttttacaaatttataatatcTTGGGTGCTTCtgttaaaaacaattttataaaattaataagaaataaattttttattattttaaataataagaaatctaggataataaatttatttaaagaatttcataattaataataacaaacaATGTAACAAAATCCATTTgtactattaataatataatcgaaaatattatcaatggtataaaatattatttaaataaattataaaattattaacctttatattatgaatttcttctttGTACAGATTttctatttgcattttttcattccttaatttttcaaatttcgccACATAATCTGCCTCTAAAAATTCGATTTCTTGTCTTGCTCTTTcttctaattttattattgcttcttttaaaaatgaaatttgt contains:
- the LOC143152482 gene encoding uncharacterized protein LOC143152482 isoform X1, with the translated sequence MQKHFLKVYARFSFICILRFCKMENIEKAIELLHKRETIREEQFAEIKRKQILEYNNLMDTLQIINDERNNCKETITKNLQRLTTHKHSIYNLGIDNSENTPGLPISHNYHWQAMMFFSEAVNFINKFQNVYNNFDNINENNIMNDIASSIKNIESELFKIKSLITKINTLKRNVDILQEYCLVGSGTVLSKKVVESG
- the LOC143152482 gene encoding uncharacterized protein LOC143152482 isoform X2 gives rise to the protein MQKHFLKVYARFSFICILRFCKMENIEKAIELLHKRETIREEQFAEIKRKQILEYNNLMDTLQIINDERNNCKETITKNLQRLTTHKHSIYNLGIDNSENTPGLPISHNYHWQAMMFFSEAVNFINKFQNVYNNFDNINENNIMNDIASSIKNIESELFKIKSLITKINTLKRNVDILQEYCLVGSDEDMEM